The Verrucomicrobiia bacterium DNA segment GTCCTTCCGGCGGTATATGGAGCTGTGCCTCTACCATCCCGCCCACGGCTACTATGAGCGCACCCCTCTCCAGCAGACTGGTCGCCAAGGGGACTTCTACACCAGCGTCAGCGTTGGCACCGTCTTTGGCGAACTCCTCGCCGCCTTCATCGCTCAAGAGGTTCGGGAGCTTTCCCGCCCCTTGGACATCGTAGAAGCTGGCGCCCACGCCGGTCACTTGGCTCGGGACATCCTCCAAGCCCTCCAAGCCGCCGCCCCGGACATCTTCGCCCACGTCACCTACCGGATACTGGAACCCTCCGCCAGCCGCCGCGTCGTCCAGGCGGAAACCCTCAGCGCCTTCGGTCGCAAGATCACTTGGGCGAACGGCATTGAAGACATTCCCGATAACTCCCTCCGCGGCGTCATCCTCTCCAATGAACTGCTGGATGCCTTTCCCGTCCACCGTATTGGCTGGTCCGCAGGAGATAAGGCGTGGTTCGAATGGCTCGTCGATTGGCCAGATAATGATGCCGCTCCCACTTGGTATCGCACCGAACCCGTTGCGTTACCTTCAGCCCTGAAGCCTCATCTGCCACCCGTCATCGAACCGCTCGCGAGTTTGCTGCCCGATGGCTTTACCACCGAGATCTGTCCTGCCGCCCGCGATTGGTGGACCACCGCCGTGCGAAAACTGAATGCCGGCTGGCTCCTCACCTTCGATTACGGACTCGAAGCCCTCGATTTCCTCAGCCCCGAACGCGCCCAAGGCACCCTCCGCGCTTATCGAAAC contains these protein-coding regions:
- a CDS encoding SAM-dependent methyltransferase: MNQLAHIIRDEIRREGPMSFRRYMELCLYHPAHGYYERTPLQQTGRQGDFYTSVSVGTVFGELLAAFIAQEVRELSRPLDIVEAGAHAGHLARDILQALQAAAPDIFAHVTYRILEPSASRRVVQAETLSAFGRKITWANGIEDIPDNSLRGVILSNELLDAFPVHRIGWSAGDKAWFEWLVDWPDNDAAPTWYRTEPVALPSALKPHLPPVIEPLASLLPDGFTTEICPAARDWWTTAVRKLNAGWLLTFDYGLEALDFLSPERAQGTLRAYRNHRLVDEPLSDAGEQDLTAHINFTAIREAGEQTGLLTKHDEAQARFLTRILASANTGTKPPAFNWTPSQVRQFQTLTHPDHLGRSFRVLAQRR